Genomic window (Streptomyces cadmiisoli):
CCGCCGTCCCGGCCAGTACGAGCGGCAGGACGCTGGAGCTCAGCGTCGTACCGCGCGGGTCGGCCTCGGGCGTCGGGACGACATCGACGATCCGGATCTCGGCGCCCTCGGCGGCGGCCCTGTCGGCCACCGCGGTCCGCAGCGCCTGCGCGACCGCCGGGCCGGCGGCGGAGGCGGTCAGCAGCTCGGTTCCGTCGGCGGTGACGACGATCGCGCCGTACACACTCCGGTCCTCGACGGCCTCCCGGGCCGCGGCCTTGTCGTCGTAGCGGTGGATTTCGAAGGCGCCCTTCTCGCGGGTCAGCCCCGCTTCGACCTGAGCCGCGGCGGCCGCCGGGCCGGCCACGCCGAGCGGCAGGTCGCGGGGCGCGGTGCGGGCGGAGGGCCAGGCGAAGGCGCACAGCGCCAGGGTCGCGATCAGTGGGACGAGGACGGCGACGGCGAAGACGTGGCGCGTGCCGTTACGGGGTGGCGAGGACATGGCATCTCCTGTGTGGGCCACTAAAAAGAAGGATCGTTCGTTTTAGGAGTGTCCCCACCGTGCGCGTGCCGACGTGGCTTGTCAAGAAGGAATGTTCGTTTTACATTCGGGGCATGGCTCGTGTATCCCAGGAACACCTCGACGCACGCCGCCGGCAGATCCTGGACGGCGCCGCGCTCTGTTTCGCCCGCAACGGCTTCCACGCCACGTCCATGCAGGACGTGCTGAAGGAGGTCGACCTGTCCGCGGGCGCGGTGTACCGCTATTTCAGCGGCAAGGAGGAGCTGATCGGCGCCATCGTCAACGAGGTGCTGGGCACCGTGCGCGAGATCTACGAGGACGCGGCCCGGCAGAGCCCGCCGCCGTTGCCGGACGAGCTGATGCCCCGGGTCATGACCCGGATGAAGGAACTCCGGCCGGGCGTGCTGGAGGACGGCCAGTGGATGTTCCCGCGGCTGATGCTCCAGGTGTGGACCGAGACCCTGCGCAATCCCGAACTGGCCGCCGTCCTGCG
Coding sequences:
- a CDS encoding TetR/AcrR family transcriptional regulator; this encodes MARVSQEHLDARRRQILDGAALCFARNGFHATSMQDVLKEVDLSAGAVYRYFSGKEELIGAIVNEVLGTVREIYEDAARQSPPPLPDELMPRVMTRMKELRPGVLEDGQWMFPRLMLQVWTETLRNPELAAVLRPSFEVVRASWLKVAERYQEEGLLPDDVDTDAMARVMIAVVQGFATQMALFGTVSEDTLSAGVRALSSVRRPGSRG